From the Paenibacillus sp. R14(2021) genome, the window TCCGGTCATTATCGGGGGCGGCGGCGGATACACAGATCCAGGCGCAATCAACATCGTGCATACGAAGCAGCCTGACGGTACGATGAAGGACGAGGTGAAATTAACAAGCGACAGCGTGAAAGCGTTGATCGACAAATCCAAAGCCGCAGGTGACAAATCGGTCATCGTCTCGGTTCCGGATTCGAAGGACGAAGTATCCTACACTAGTGTCTCGCTGCCGAAAGAAACGCTTGGCCTGCTCGCGGAGAGCGGACTCGACGTGAAGCTGCAGGCGAATGGCGTAACGGTTCAAATTCCGAACGCGTCGCTGAAGGACTTCAAAGAAGATGCTTACTTTAACCTCGTTCCCGTGAAGGCAGCGGATAAGGGCAAGGAGCTCGAGAAACGCGCGAACGGCGCTAAGGTCGTGCTCGCTGCGGCCGGCGGCGACCAAGTGACGCTGATTGGTCATCCAGTTGAAATCGAGACGAATTTACAAAATCGCGAGGTCACGCTTGTCCTTCCGATCGAGGACGCAGCCATTAGCGAAGCAGATCTGGAGCGGCTTGGTGTGTACATTGAACACAGCGACGGCACCACCGAGTTCAAGAAAGGCACGCTGACGACGATTAACGGCGTACGCAGCATCCAATTTACGACGAACAAATTCAGCACGTTTGCGCTGATGAAGATCGCAGGCGATTCAGCTGTCTTCGCACACGCACCTTACGTGAAGGGCTACGACGGCGGTTTGTTCAAGCCGAACGGCAGCATCACCCGTGCCGAGATGGCGACGATTCTGTCCCGTGTCTCCACGCGCTCCGAGACGGAAAGCAGCCACGTCTATAAAGACGTCAAGTCGGGCTACTGGGCTTCCGATGCCATTGCCAAAGTTACCCGTATGGGCTTGATGCACGGCTATACGGACGGCAGCTTCAAGCCGGAGCAGCCGGTAACTCGTGCTGAGATGGCTGCGCTCGCGGCGAGCTTCGCTCCGAAAGACCAGCTTGCAGGAGCAGGTTATTCCGATACGGTCGGCCACTGGGCCGAAGCGGCCATCAAGACCGCCCAAAGCGCAGGCTATTTGAAAGGCTATGCGGACGGTACGTTCCATCCGGGCAGCACGCTCACGCGCGCCGAAGCGGTAACGGTCATGAACCGCGTGCTGGGCAGAGGCCCGCTCTACGGTCTCGAGCATTCCCCATGGAAGGACGTGGCGGACAATCATTGGGCGGCAGCGGATATCGAGGAAGCTTCGGTCAGCCATAAGTACGAACCGAAGGCTGCCGGAGGCGAGCAAGTGCTGCAATAGGCGCTTGTAACAAACCGATTTGAGCCGGTTGCGGCCTCGCGCATCGCGACGCTGCAATCGTGAGCAGCATCAACAATAGGACCGACCCGGATGGCAGCAGCCTCCCGGGTCGGTCTTTTTGCCGTTGCCGGACCGCCGTTCGCTAAGCGAACGCGGCGCGCGCGAACGGGCCCTGCAGCACGAAAAGGAGGTTAGCCGGACAGAACCGGCTAACCTCCGCTTCATTTCATTAGCTTCTTCAAAATAGCGCCGTGTCCCTCGCCAATTCAGGCCTCCTCGCCGTAATGCGCTTGAACGATGTTAAGCAGCTTGGCTTTCTTGAGATAATGCTTCGGCGCTTGGAAGGTGACGGTGACGACGCCCGGATGGCGGGCGATCTCGATCGAGCCGGAAATCGTGGCGCGGTTCATGATTTCGGGCACCGTCACGTCGAACAGCTTCGCGGCGCGTGCGAGCCCGTTATCCGTCGCCGTGTTTAAGTTCGCGCCGGATCCGACAACGGACAGCGGCAGCGTCGTTTCGATTTCAGGCAAGCCCCATTCCGCCGCAAGCGCCTTAGCCGTGCGCTTCTCCGCCGCGGAGAGCGGTTTGGCCGTGTATGGCAGATCATCCACGTTCGGCAGCAGAATCGGCCCTTCAAGCTGCGCATTCTTCAGTACCTGCACCTGCAGGTGAACGATCGCGGATACGTCAGCCGTATGGCCCGCGATTTCGCCGTCGCCCTGCATCGCATGGACGTCACCCAAGTAGACGCCGCCGCCGGGCACTTTGACCGGGCAAATTATCGTTGCGCCCGCGCGAACGCGGCTGTTATCCAGATGACCGTCCGTACGGTGCTCGTCGAGCTCCTCTTGGGTGACGGCATACGCATGCGGCGCTCCGATCAGGAACGAGCCGAAATCGCCGGCATTATGCGAATCGGGAATAGCTTTGGAAGGCGTCGTGCCCAGTTGGCCGATAAACGGCCGCATGCGAGCGACGACGCCGACCAGGTCGTGCGGCGCGAACGTCACGATCGGATTTTGGACCGAGCTGTCCGGGATTTGCATGTAGTGATGCCCGTCGCGCGCGATGCGTTCCGCGGCTTCCTTCGGCACGGTGACACCGACTTGGCTATCGCCGTCGAACGTCATCGTATAGGCGTTCGTAAAGTGAAACGGCGTCATGTCGGCGCCGCATTGCGCGCAGCGGACCGCTTCTTGGCCGATGCCTTCCAGTACCGTAGCGGGGTTCAACGTCCCGCAAGACGCGCATTTGCCGGCTACGAACGGATCACCGAGGAAACGGCCTTCGACAGGCTTGTCATTTCCCGAAGCAGTCGCGATTGAGGTGACTTGGATCGATTTGATTTTGATGACGATCGCATCGCCCACTTCCGCGCCTTCCACGAATATCGGCGTCGTAACCTCGTGTCCGCCTTTAAGTCCGGGTGTAATCATCGGCCCCCAGCAGCCTGGCGCGGTATTGGCGACGATATATCCGCCGTCTCTCACGGGACCGAGCATCGGTTTGGCAGGATCCAATACGCCATCTGTGAAGGTATTGACGAATAAAGTGTCTACGGCTTTCTTCATTTGCTTCACATCTCCTCTATCTATTAAAAGATTGGTTTAGCTTATTCATATTGTATGGCTGGCAAAAGACGATAAGAAGAAAAGGATGCGCTTTCATAGTTCATCCGTGAGGTCATTTTAATCGGATCGGCGGCAGAACACAATGCACATTTTTTGGAGACTAAAGGTCACTTCAAACTGCTTCACGGAACGGAATTAACAAGGTGTTTCTTCATAGATAGTATTCCTTAAACCGGGTTGCCTATTCCTCTTCGGTCCGCCTATTAAGCCGAAACACTGCGGAATTCCCGCATAAATGCGCTTGAAATATAGAACAATAAAACCTGTCAACAGCCATCATGACGAAAGCTGTTTTTCCTTTGATTGAACATGAAAGCGCTTCGCCATTATAGTAGAGCCAGAAACAAAAACACTCACAGTCATGTGAACCAAATAAAGGGAGGAAGTTACACATGAGTCAAAGCGTACGCGCTCAAGCTGGATCGGGCTCAGCCGAAGGCGGCACGAAAGTCGCGGTACAACGGTTCGGCCGATTCCTCAGCGGTATGGTCATGCCGAATATCGGCGCATTTATCGCATGGGGTCTTATTACGGCTTTATTCATTCCGACGGGGTGGATTCCTAACGCACATCTGGCTACGCTGGTAGGCCCGATGATTACCTATTTATTGCCCCTCTTGATCGGTTATACGGGCGGCACAATGATTCACGGCACGCGGGGCGGCGTAATCGGCGCCATCGCAACGATGGGCGTTATCGTCGGCACGGACATTCCAATGTTCCTGGGCGCGATGATTATGGGGCCGCTGGCGGCCTGGATTCTTAGAAGCTTCGATCGTTCAATCGAAGGCAGGATCCGCTCTGGCTTTGAAATGCTTGTCAACAACTTCTCGGCCGGTATCATCGGCGGCTTGCTCGCGATCGGCGCATTCGCCGGCGTCGGCCCGGTCGTGGAATGGTTCAGCAAAATCCTTGCAAGCGGCGTGGATTACCTCGTTAATCATCACTTGATTCTGCTTGCGAACATTTTGATCGAACCCGCCAAAATTTTGTTCCTGAACAACGCGATCAACCACGGGGTGCTCAGCCCGATTGCCCTTGAGCAGGCAGCGCAAACCGGTAAATCGCTCCTGTTCATGCTGGAATCGAACCCAGGCCCAGGTCTTGGCGTTCTGCTTGCGTACTGGGCATTCAGCCGCGGCACGACGAAGCAATCGGCTCCCGGAGCAATTATCATTCACTTCTTGGGTGGGATTCATGAAATCTACTTCCCGTACATCCTGATGAACCCGCGTCTTCTGCTTGCGGTTATCGGCGGCGGCATGACAGGTACGCTGACCTTCTCGGCCCTGGGAGCCGGCTTGGTATCCGCACCTTCGCCAGGCAGTATTTTCGCCTTCATCACCTTTGCGCCGAAAGGCGGATTGATGCCGGTTCTTGCCGGCGTTCTGACGGCGACAATCGTATCGTTCGTTATCGCGGCGCTGCTGCTGAAAACATCCCGTAAAGCAGCGAATGGCGATCTGGATGCAGCAACGGAGAAAATGCAAGCAATGAAAGCTCAATCCAAAGGCCAAGCCGCTGCGGCTTCTGCGGTTGTAGATGTTCCAGCCGCGAACGCGGTTGTGAAAGCGAACGCCGACGTGAACAAAATCGTCTTTGCCTGCGACGCCGGCATGGGCTCGAGCGCGATGGGCGCATCGATTATGCGGAAGAAGCTGACGAAAGCCGAGATTCCGGTGAAAGTCACGAATACGGCGATCAGCGACATTCCGTCCGACGCCGACATCGTTATTACTCATAAATCGCTGACCGATCGCGCAAAATTAAAAGCGCCGGGCGCGGAACATATCTCTATCGACGACTTCCTTAAAGCAGCCGAGTATGACGTCCTCGTCAAGCGGCTCGGAAGCGATTAATAAGAATCCATTGGCTGTGGCGCAGCGCTGACGATTGATACGTCGGCGTTTCGTCTATTTCTCGGAAGGGAGCGATAGCGGTCTTGATCGTCTCCAATCGACAACGACGTTTGCTGGAAGTGCTGCTCAAGAAGCAGGAAGAAGTGACTGCGGGCGAGCTTGCGGAAGAGCTCCAAATCAGTGCGCGCACGGTCCACCGGGAAATTCAGGAGCTGGAAAACGTGCTGGCCGGCAGCGGCTTGCAGCTGATCCGCAAGTCGGGCATCGGCATCACGCTGCAAGGCAGCGATGCGGATATCGCCGGGTTCAAGGAGAGGCTCGGCACCTCGGTCAGCGACACGTTCGCCTCTGAAGAACGCAAGGTGCTGATCTTATGCCAGCTGCTGGAGGAAGAAGAGCCCGTGAAACTGTATGCGCTCGCGCATGCGTACCATGCGGCCATCCCGACTGTGACCCGTGATCTGGATGAGCTCGAGCCCCTGCTGCGCAGGCTGGAGCTTGAGCTAATCCGGCGCAGAGGCTACGGCGTGGAGATTGCCGGTAAAGAAGCGGCGAAGCGCAGTCTGATCGCGCTGCTGGCACAGAAATACCTCGACGATTCCGAGCTGTTCGGCTCGTTGCCCGACGCGGTGCCGCCGAATCCGGTCATCCGAGAATTGCACCGCATGACAGGGAAGTCGGAGTTTCTAGTCATCGAGCAGCAGCTGTGGAAGCTGGAGGAGAGCTGGCCCCGGCGGCTGTCGGAGATGGCGTATACGCGTCTATTGATCCGTCTCTCCGTCGCGATCGCTCGCATGAGGGAGAAGCATGAAATCGAAGAAAGCACGATGCCGGACATGGCAGATGCAGTGAATTCGGGGCATCAGAAGCTTGACCGGTTCCTCGAAGGCTTCGATTTAGCATGGCCGGCGGCAGAGAAGGCTTATATCGGCCAGCTGCTTGACGATGCGGCAGCAGCGGCGGAAGCGGATTCCGCATCGGTGCTCGATCGATACGGGCTGACCGTAGCGGAAGCGGCCGTTGGCTTGATTCGAACCGTAGGCAAGAAGCTGGACGTGCCTTTCGACAAGGACCGCTCGCTGCTGGATGGCTTGGTGAAGCATCTCGGCCCTGCGCTTGAGCATATCCGGGCAAGCGAGACGATTCGCAATCCGCTGCTGCAGCAGATCAAGAAGGATTACGCGCCGCTGTTCGCCGCTGTCCGATCGGGAGTGGAAGAAGCGCTTCAGGGGATCAGCGTGCCGGATGAGGAGATCGGCTATCTGGTCATGCATTTCGGCGCTTCGATCGAACGGTGGAAGATGTTCCCGCGCAGCCTTCGGGCGCTGCTGGTCTGCACGAGCGGCATCGGCTCCTCCAAGCTGCTGGCTGTTCGGATCAGCAAGGAGATTCCGCAGATCGAGCTGATCGGGCACTATTCCTGGTACGAGGCGGCGCGCATTCCGCCGGACCGGTACGATTTCATCGTGTCGACGGTCGATCTGCCGATGGAGCAGGACCGTTACGTCAAGCTCAGTCCGCTGCTGACCCGCGAGGAATTGGAGAAGCTGCGCGGTTATATTTGGAAGCTGACGACAGATCCGATTTCGACATCGCCGGCAGCGGCCGATACGAGAAAGGATGAGGAGGGTGCGCTGGACCGGCTGAAGCGGGTTAACGCCTACACGTCCGAAATCGTTGGGGTGCTGGATCAGTTTGACGTGCATGTGCTGGAGACGGGCGCGCACGGAATGGAGCTGCGCGGCGTGCTGTCGGCGGCAGTCGCAATTGTCGCGCCGGCGGGCTGCGTTAAGCAGCCGGAGGCCATCGTGCAGCAGCTGATCGACCGGGAAAACAGCGGCACGCAGCTCATTGCCGACACGCATCTCGCGTTGTTCCATACGCGAAGCGAGTGGGTGTCGAAGCCGGTCTTATCGCTGTTCCGATTGACCGTCCCGCTGCAGCTCGGGGCGGACGACACGGGCATTGTTCGTCAGTTTCTGCTGATGCTGGCGCCGCATGATCTCAGCCGGCCGGGACTAGAAGTGCTGAGCGAGATCAGCGCCATGCTGCTGCTGCCCGAAATGGTGCGTTTGCTGGAAGAAGACGGCGTGGACGCGATTAAAGCGTTCATGTCGCAGGAGCTGGAAGATTATATGAGACAAAATGGGAATGGGGAGAATCCGTATGAGTATCTTATCTAAAGACAAAGTGAAATTAAACGTAACGCTTAGCGACAAATTCGAGGCGATCCGCATGGCTGGCCAGCTGCTCGTCGATGCGGGTCATGTTCCATCCGAGTACGTGGATAAAATGATCGAGCGCGAGGGCGTATCGTCTACCTACGTTGGAGGCGGACTTGCGATGCCGCACGGCACGAATGATTCCAAGCCGCTCATCCGCTCGACGGGCATGTCCGTGCTCGTCGTCCCGGAAGGCGTCGACTTCGGCGAAGAGAAAGCTTACCTCGTAATTGGTCTAGCGGCAGTCGGCGAGGAGCATCTGGAGGTGCTGTCGAGCGTCGCGGTGCTGGTATCGGACGAGGACGACATGCAGCGCATTCTGAAGTCGTCGGCGGAGGAAGAGCTGATCGCGATTTTCGAAGAGGGGATGGGCGAATGAAGGCGGTCCATTTCGGCGCGGGGAACATTGGGCTCGGCTTCATCGGGCTGCTGCTCTCCCGTTCCGGCTACGAGATACAATTCGTCGATGTCAATGAAGAGCGGGTATCGCTGATGAACGAGCGCGGCGCCTATAAAGTAACGCTGGCGAACGACGCATCGGAAACGACTGAGGTCCGGGGTGTCGCGGCCATTAACGGCAAAGACAAAGCGGCTGTTGCCAAGGCCGTCTCCGAGGCGGATCTGGTTACGACGGCTGTCGGACTGACGATTCTGCCTTATATCGCTGAAGATATCGCGAAGGGCATAGCGCTGCGCCTGCAGGCATCCGCGGATTCCGCCAAAGCGAAGCCGCTTGCCGTCATTGCCTGCGAGAACGCGATCGGAGGCAGCGACGAGCTGAAGAAGCATGTTGCCCGCTTCTTATCCGAAGAGACGCAGTCGCTTGCGGCAGGCGTCATCGCGTTCCCGAACGCGGCCGTCGATCGGATCGTGCCGCTTCAACAGCATGAGGATAAATTGCAGGTGACGGTGGAGCCGTTCTATGAATGGGTCGTCGACCGTTCCGCCCTGCCGGCAGGCTGCCCGTTCATCGAAGGCGTTCATTACGTCGATCAGCTCGGGCCTTACATCGAGCGGAAGCTGTTTACGGTGAATACCGGCCACTGCGTCGCGGCGTATTACGGCTTTCTCAAGGGCTATGCTACCATTCAGGAAGCGATGCAAGACGAGGAGATCGTCGCCCGGGTGCGCGGCGTGCTTGGCGAGACAGGCGCCGTATTGGTCACGCGATACGGCTTCGATGAGACAGAGCATCGCAGCTATATCGAGAAGATTATCGGGCGCTTCCTCAATCCGTTTCTGACAGATGAAGTCGTACGCGTCGGCCGCTCGCCGATCCGCAAGCTGGCGCCGAACGACAGGCTCGTGCGTCCCGCTATGATGGCTTTCGAGCTTGGCATGGATACGGCCAACTTATCGGGCGCGATGGCCGCGGCTTTGCGTTTCGACCATGAAGGCGATCCCGAGGCAGTCGAATTACAGCAAGCAATCCGGGAATCGGGGCCAAGCTGGGCGCTGACGAAGTATACGGGATTGTCGGCCGACCACCCCGTTCATATGGCGGCGCTGTCTGCATACGAATCGCTGGCAGACCTGCCTAAGGCGGATGGCCGGCAAGGAGGGACATCGAAATGACAAAGCAATTGCAAGGCATTGCGGCTTCGCCGGGGATCGCCATTGCCCGCGCATTCGTGCTGAACGCGGAAGCCTACGTGCCGGAACGCGTCACCATTGCGAAGCCGGAGCTTGAGGTTGAAAGGTTTCGCGGCGCGCTGAAGCAGGCGCAGGCAGAAATCGAGCAGATTCGGGACACCGCTGAAGCCAAGCTCGGCGCGGAGAAGGCCGCGATTTTCGAAGGCCACCTGCTCATTCTGGAGGATCCGGATCTGATTGAATCGGTCGAGGCCCAAATAACGGATGAAGCTGTCAATGCCGAATATGCGCTTCACGGGGTAGCGAATACGTTCGTCGAAGCCTTGCAGCAGCTGGATGACGAGACGCTGCGGGCCCGGGCGGCGGATGTCCGCGATGTCAGCGGACGCGTCATTAACGCGCTGCGCGGCGTGCAGGGCGGCGATCTGTCGCAGCTCGCCGAGGCATGCGTCATCGTCGCGACGGATCTGACGCCGTCCGATACAGCCCAGCTGAACTTGGACGTCGTCCGCGGCTTCGTGACGGAAATCGGCAGCCGAACCTCTCATTCGGCGATCATGGCTCGTTCGCTGGACGTGCCTGCGATCGTAGGAGCAGGAACAGGCGTGCGCAGCATTCCTGCAGGCACGATGGTGGTCATGGATGCGATCGAGGGCGTGCTGCTGATCGATCCGAGTCCGGAAGAGCTGGCCGCTTACGAAGCGAAGAAGCAGGCGTACGACAAGCGCCGCGCGGAGCTTCGGCAGTGGGCGAAGCGGCCGTCGGTATCGGCTGACGGGCACCGCGTGGAGATCGCGGCGAACATCGGCAAGCTGGAAGACGTGCAGAAGGCGCTCGACAACGGCGCTGAAGCGGTCGGCCTATTCCGCACGGAGTTTCTGTACATGGGCCGTAGCGAGCTTCCGACCGAAGAAGAGCAGTTCCAGAGCTATAAATATGTACTCGAGAAAATGGCCGGCAGGCCGGTTGTCATCCGCACCCTGGACATCGGCGGAGACAAGGAGCTTCCATATATGAATCTGCCGAAGGAGAGTAATCCTTTCCTCGGCCAACGGGCGATTCGCCTCTGCCTGGAGCAGCAGGATGTGTTCCGCACCCAGCTTCGCGCGCTGCTGCGGGCAAGCCGGTACGGTAATTTGAAGATTATGTTCCCGATGATTGCCGTATTGGAGGAGTTGACGGAAGCGAAGTCGATTCTTGCCGAAGAGCGGGCAAAGCTTGCAGCAGCCGGCGTGGAGATGGCGGATACCATCGAAGTCGGCATGATGATCGAAATTCCCTCAGCCGCCGTGTCGGCGGATTTGTTCGCGAAGGAAGCGGACTTCTTCAGCATCGGCACGAACGATCTGATTCAATATACCATGGCGGCGGACCGCATGAACGAGACAGTGTCCTATCTGTACCAGCCGTATCATCCGTCCATTCTGCGCTTGATTCGCCTCGTCATCGATGCGGCCCGCGCGGAGGGCAAATGGGTCGGAGTTTGCGGCGAAATGGCAGGCGATCTGACTGCTGTTCCGCTGCTGCTCGGCCTCGGCTTACATGAATTCAGCATGAGCGCAGGCTCCATACTTCCAGCGCGCGAGCGAATCGGCGCCTTGTCGCACGGCGAGTGGCAGTCGCTGTCCAAGCAGGCGCTGGCGCTGCGCGGCCATAAGGAAGTACAGAACTTCGTTCAAGACCAATTAGAAAGGAGCGTTACCCGATGATCACGCAATCATTCACGGTAGCCAACCCGGCGGGCTTCCATGTCCGTCCGATTAAAACCTTCGTTCAGGCAGCAAGCCAATTCCCATGCAAGGTGAGCGTGCTGGCCAAGGGCAAGAAAGTAAACGGCAAGAGCTCCCTCAGCATGCTGACCCTCGGCATTGCCGCCCAGGATGAAGTGACGCTGGAAATCGACGGCGAGCAGGAAGAGCAAGCGATGCAGGCGCTGGGCGCGCTGCTCGTTCAGATTCACGAATAAACAAAGGATGACGTGGTACCTTAGCCCGGCAGCGATGCCGGGCTTTTTGGTTTGCTGTTATGGCGGTTCCTTTGTTTGAGGGCAAGGCCTTATCAGTTTTCATTTATGCCTGTTTCAATTTGATTCCTACAAAAAGAGCTCCAGCAATTGCAGCAATTAGCAGTACGATTGTAAACAAAGTCGTGCCAAGCGCCAAGCCGGTGAAATCGATGAGGTACCCAGTTCCTACCGGAAGTAAAGCCGCTGGAATGTACCCTCCCATGTTAAGGACCGCGTTTGCCTCCGCTCGTCGTTCTTCAGGAACATGCAAGCTGATGAGCGTAAGGCCTCCTAATTGTCCGAGTCCCTGTCCTGCGCCTGCCAGAACAGCTGCAACGATCAGCAGAATTGCAATTGAATAATTTACGGCAACCGCCGTGCCGATCATAGCTAAGAAGATCGCAAGGATGCCAAGCAGGAGGATCGTTCGAATCGAACGTTTTTTGGCTGCAAATTGTACGCCGGTTGCCGTTATAAACATGATAAAGGTCATCACGCCGGCAACAAGCGGGCTTGTGATATGAAAAAGATTTGAAAGCAGCGACGGACCAAGAGACAGAACAAAGGAAGTCGAGGTTATGCCCGGCGCGAATGCGACAATTCCCAACGCCAAATGGATGCGATTATCGACGGGGACGCCCGGAAACCGCAGTCTCCAGCCCATTTGAGCGGAACGACGCTTCTGCGGAAGCGTGCGAATAACAAGGAAGACGGAAGCCAAAACAATCAATTCAACGATAAAAATCGGCAAAACAGGCTGCTCAAGTGCTTGAGCCAGTATGCCAGCGAATAATGGGCCAATTCCGGCTCCGAGCACCATGGCAACGGAGGCTGCCAGTGAGGATAATGGTTTGTTTGACGTCCCGCCCGCATCGACAACCGCAGCCATTCCCGCGGAGACAATAACGCCGACGGCAATGCCCGACAAGAAACGCGCAAGGACCAACATGATAACGGAAGCAGCCGAAGCAAATAAGATGCAAGCGATCACAGCGGCGATTAGTCCTGGATATAACACAGGTTTACGTCCGTAGTGATCCGATAACTGACCGGCAACCAATAGGGTTCCCAGCAGACCTATAATGTAAGCTGCAAAGATAACAGTAAGCATGCCATTACTAAAGCCCATATTTGCTTGCCAATGGACGTAGAGCGGTGTAGGGGAATTGGATAAAATAAATACCGCGGTAATCATCCACGCGGTCGTCCAAATCCGACGTATGGAAGAAGAAGCGGCGGGTTTGGCATATGCTAACGGAATTTTGTCGACATGATTGCTCATGATATATTCCCTCTCTTTCAACATTATTTTAGAATCTGTTTTATGCTTGCCTTTTATGATAAGTTAATTTACCCTATAACTGAAATACATATTCGGAATAAGAGGAATAACCAAATGGTTATGATAACAGTATGAGATTAAACATGAACAATTTAAATGTCTTCATGATGGTTTCTGAGAAAATGAATATCACCGAAGCTGCGAAGGCGTTATTTATTTCCCAGCCGGCAGTAAGCAAGGCCGTTAAAAGTCTGGAAGAGTCTCTTCATGTTAAGCTGTTCCTGCGGGACAAACATCAAGGGCTCATTCTAACCGACGTGGGCAAAGAAATTCTCATTTTGGCTAGACAGATGAAATCTATCGAAAATAAAATTCATCAAGCTGCCTCCCGTGAAAGCCAAATGCTGACCGGGAAAGTAAGGATCGGCTCCTTTCCGGCCGCCTCGACCGTATTGCTGCCTAAGACGATCGCGAAGTTCCGAGTCCAGTATCCGCATGTAACCATAGAGCTCATTGAGGGAGTATCCAGCCAGATTAAGGAGTGGGTAAGGGATCGGACGATCGAGATCGGCCTGGTGTCGTCCCCCTTTGAGGATTTTGAATATGAAAGTCTGCTATCCGACCATATGGTTGTCATTCTTCCCGAGCATCATGCATTGAGAGATGAAGAGACCATTCATTTCAGGGAATATCATCATGAGTTCATTTATTGCACAGGCGGGCATGAAGCTGCTATCTCCAATGTGCTTCAAACGTACAACCTCTCTCTTCAAGCGAATCTTACGGTGCAAAGTACCGAAACGTTAATCCACATGGTGAATAATAATCTTGGCATTGGTCTTGTTTCTGAATTCTCGCTTTCTTCAGTCGACCACCATCTTATTGTGAAAAATATTGAACCCCAGATGACTCGCAATATTGGGGTTATCGCTCTTTCTTTCGAGGAGATATCGATGGCATCTACGGCATTTATCCGGTTTTTGAGGGAACAATAATAGCTCCGAGCGAATAACGAAACCAATAAAAAAGACAGAGTCCGCGGTGTACGCGGACTCTGTCTGTTATTCCAGAGGCTTGGCGAGCTGCTTCGAGAGCTCAAAGGAGCTGCGCTCGACCCAGTTGTGGGCGAGCTTTCCGTCGCGCACCTCCCAAATCGCGATGCCGGAAAATTGGACCGGACGGTCGTCGGGCGGGGACCCCATTATACCTTGGTTGAAGCCTGTTACCACCCAGCGCGAAACGGTACGTGTGCCGTCCGCGCTGCTGAACATGTCAAGGCTAGTCAGTTTTATATCGCGGATTTTCGAGGCAAATGAGCGTGCCCACTCTTTGAAAGCCGCTCGACCTACGATGTCGCCGTCAGGGTTCGAGAGGATAACATCTTCCGTGCAAAGTCGATCAATGGCGTCGAAGTCCTGCGCAGCGTTATAGACTTTGTTCCAAAGCTCCGTGAGGAGTTCTTCGCCAATCGTAACGTTTGAAGCCATCTATCCTGTTCACCTCATTCATAGATTTGGTTCATACTATTCAACCGCGATTCATACTCGTTCTTCCTGGCAAAGTTGGGTTCGTTCGAGCGAAATGGAGTTGATGCGGTCAATCAAGTTCCTTCGGATTCCGCTAAGTAACTGAATTTGTTCGTCGATTTCCTTAAGCTTCTGCTGGTAGATTGGCAGCACTTCCTCACAGAAGGCTTCCTTGTTCTTAAGGACGCAATGTAGAATCCCCTTAATCTCTTCCGTAGAAAGGCCGAGATTCAAGTACAGTTGGATGGTCCGCACTTGGTCTTCTGCACATTGCGAATAGGTTCGGTAACC encodes:
- the ptsP gene encoding phosphoenolpyruvate--protein phosphotransferase, translating into MTKQLQGIAASPGIAIARAFVLNAEAYVPERVTIAKPELEVERFRGALKQAQAEIEQIRDTAEAKLGAEKAAIFEGHLLILEDPDLIESVEAQITDEAVNAEYALHGVANTFVEALQQLDDETLRARAADVRDVSGRVINALRGVQGGDLSQLAEACVIVATDLTPSDTAQLNLDVVRGFVTEIGSRTSHSAIMARSLDVPAIVGAGTGVRSIPAGTMVVMDAIEGVLLIDPSPEELAAYEAKKQAYDKRRAELRQWAKRPSVSADGHRVEIAANIGKLEDVQKALDNGAEAVGLFRTEFLYMGRSELPTEEEQFQSYKYVLEKMAGRPVVIRTLDIGGDKELPYMNLPKESNPFLGQRAIRLCLEQQDVFRTQLRALLRASRYGNLKIMFPMIAVLEELTEAKSILAEERAKLAAAGVEMADTIEVGMMIEIPSAAVSADLFAKEADFFSIGTNDLIQYTMAADRMNETVSYLYQPYHPSILRLIRLVIDAARAEGKWVGVCGEMAGDLTAVPLLLGLGLHEFSMSAGSILPARERIGALSHGEWQSLSKQALALRGHKEVQNFVQDQLERSVTR
- a CDS encoding HPr family phosphocarrier protein, encoding MITQSFTVANPAGFHVRPIKTFVQAASQFPCKVSVLAKGKKVNGKSSLSMLTLGIAAQDEVTLEIDGEQEEQAMQALGALLVQIHE
- a CDS encoding MFS transporter → MSNHVDKIPLAYAKPAASSSIRRIWTTAWMITAVFILSNSPTPLYVHWQANMGFSNGMLTVIFAAYIIGLLGTLLVAGQLSDHYGRKPVLYPGLIAAVIACILFASAASVIMLVLARFLSGIAVGVIVSAGMAAVVDAGGTSNKPLSSLAASVAMVLGAGIGPLFAGILAQALEQPVLPIFIVELIVLASVFLVIRTLPQKRRSAQMGWRLRFPGVPVDNRIHLALGIVAFAPGITSTSFVLSLGPSLLSNLFHITSPLVAGVMTFIMFITATGVQFAAKKRSIRTILLLGILAIFLAMIGTAVAVNYSIAILLIVAAVLAGAGQGLGQLGGLTLISLHVPEERRAEANAVLNMGGYIPAALLPVGTGYLIDFTGLALGTTLFTIVLLIAAIAGALFVGIKLKQA
- a CDS encoding LysR family transcriptional regulator, whose amino-acid sequence is MRLNMNNLNVFMMVSEKMNITEAAKALFISQPAVSKAVKSLEESLHVKLFLRDKHQGLILTDVGKEILILARQMKSIENKIHQAASRESQMLTGKVRIGSFPAASTVLLPKTIAKFRVQYPHVTIELIEGVSSQIKEWVRDRTIEIGLVSSPFEDFEYESLLSDHMVVILPEHHALRDEETIHFREYHHEFIYCTGGHEAAISNVLQTYNLSLQANLTVQSTETLIHMVNNNLGIGLVSEFSLSSVDHHLIVKNIEPQMTRNIGVIALSFEEISMASTAFIRFLREQ
- a CDS encoding ester cyclase — encoded protein: MASNVTIGEELLTELWNKVYNAAQDFDAIDRLCTEDVILSNPDGDIVGRAAFKEWARSFASKIRDIKLTSLDMFSSADGTRTVSRWVVTGFNQGIMGSPPDDRPVQFSGIAIWEVRDGKLAHNWVERSSFELSKQLAKPLE
- a CDS encoding MerR family transcriptional regulator encodes the protein MRIGELAERTGVSMRSLRYYEQQGLITPMRQDNGYRTYSQCAEDQVRTIQLYLNLGLSTEEIKGILHCVLKNKEAFCEEVLPIYQQKLKEIDEQIQLLSGIRRNLIDRINSISLERTQLCQEERV